The Rhodopseudomonas palustris genome window below encodes:
- a CDS encoding TOBE domain-containing protein produces MKISARNQLKGTIIDIQKGATTSHVRIDIGGGAVVTAAITNEAVDELKLAKGQAAMAVIKASDVLVAID; encoded by the coding sequence ATGAAGATCAGCGCCCGCAACCAGCTCAAGGGCACCATTATCGACATTCAGAAGGGCGCGACCACCTCGCATGTCCGCATCGACATCGGCGGCGGCGCGGTCGTCACCGCGGCGATCACCAATGAGGCGGTCGACGAGCTGAAGCTGGCCAAGGGCCAGGCGGCCATGGCGGTGATCAAGGCCTCGGACGTGCTGGTGGCGATCGACTGA
- the modC gene encoding molybdenum ABC transporter ATP-binding protein, whose amino-acid sequence MRATAPRSIRGEFRGRLGGFALDAAFSVPATGITGLFGPSGCGKSTVLRCLAGLQRLPGSRCEVDGDIWQDDAIFLKPHQRPIGYVFQEASLFQHLSVKANLLYGAPHGDALATAGAIGFDEVIDLLGLARLLERAPRNLSGGERQRVAIGRALLSQPKLLLMDEPLSALDRLTKDEILPFLERLHARLSLPVIYVSHDMAEIERLADHLVLMRAGKVLAAGPLHELQSDPALPLATARDAAVNFDAIVEAYDPGYGLLTLRIDGGHLLVPSAPVATGDRRRIRIAAGDVSLAREAPHGTSILNALPARIVATSPVGPNEILVVLALGPDGRGARLLARVTRRSWDQLRLAEGLDVFAQVKGVALAPERGVAGEGAK is encoded by the coding sequence ATGAGGGCGACCGCTCCGCGCAGTATCCGTGGCGAATTCCGCGGCCGGCTCGGCGGCTTCGCGCTCGATGCGGCGTTCAGCGTGCCGGCGACCGGCATCACCGGCCTGTTCGGTCCGAGCGGTTGCGGCAAGTCGACGGTGCTGCGCTGCCTGGCGGGGCTGCAGCGTCTGCCCGGCAGTCGTTGCGAAGTCGACGGCGACATCTGGCAGGACGACGCGATCTTCCTGAAGCCGCATCAGCGCCCGATCGGCTACGTGTTTCAGGAAGCCAGCCTGTTCCAGCATCTGTCGGTGAAAGCCAATCTACTGTACGGCGCGCCGCACGGCGACGCGCTCGCGACCGCGGGCGCGATCGGCTTCGACGAGGTGATCGACCTGCTCGGGCTGGCGCGGCTGCTCGAGCGCGCGCCGCGCAATCTGTCCGGCGGCGAGCGCCAGCGCGTCGCGATCGGCCGCGCGCTGCTGTCGCAGCCGAAACTGCTGCTGATGGACGAGCCGTTGTCGGCGCTCGACCGGCTGACCAAGGACGAAATCCTGCCGTTCCTGGAGCGTCTGCATGCGCGGCTGTCGCTGCCGGTGATCTATGTCAGCCACGACATGGCCGAGATCGAACGCCTCGCCGATCATCTGGTGCTGATGCGGGCCGGCAAGGTTCTGGCGGCCGGCCCGTTGCATGAACTGCAGAGCGATCCGGCGCTGCCGCTGGCGACAGCGCGCGACGCGGCGGTGAATTTCGACGCCATCGTGGAGGCTTACGATCCGGGCTACGGCCTGCTGACGCTGCGGATCGACGGCGGTCACCTGCTGGTGCCGTCCGCGCCGGTGGCGACCGGCGACCGCCGGCGGATCAGGATCGCCGCGGGCGATGTCAGCCTCGCGCGCGAGGCGCCGCACGGCACCTCGATCCTCAATGCGCTGCCGGCGCGGATCGTCGCCACGTCGCCGGTCGGTCCGAACGAAATTCTCGTCGTGCTCGCGCTCGGTCCGGATGGGCGGGGAGCCCGGCTGCTGGCGCGAGTGACGCGGCGGTCGTGGGATCAGTTGCGGCTCGCCGAAGGCCTCGACGTGTTCGCGCAGGTCAAGGGCGTGGCGTTGGCGCCGGAGCGCGGCGTCGCGGGCGAGGGCGCGAAGTAA
- a CDS encoding TOBE domain-containing protein, giving the protein MSIEATVTLKTKDISGVGRDRIRLLQAVAREGSITAGAKAAGLSYKAAWDALDAMTNMFGRPLLETRTGGKAGGGAVLTPTGLRVIEAFGRLEAEMARVFRNIEPDLAGTGISPLNLVSGFFMKTSARNALRGTITEINSDTLSAEVAVAVSADTTIYALLTSESVRSLGLVVGREVIVLIKAPFVLISPGATAPMVSARNCVRGVVRRADVSAVNAEIVLDIGDDKTLAASITARSAIDMKLSPGDPACALFDAAHVIVAID; this is encoded by the coding sequence ATGTCAATCGAGGCCACGGTCACCCTGAAGACCAAGGACATTTCCGGCGTCGGCCGCGATCGCATCCGGCTGCTGCAGGCGGTGGCGCGCGAGGGCAGCATCACCGCCGGCGCCAAGGCGGCGGGCCTCAGCTACAAGGCGGCGTGGGACGCGCTCGACGCGATGACCAACATGTTCGGCCGCCCGCTGCTGGAGACCCGAACCGGCGGCAAGGCCGGCGGCGGCGCGGTGCTGACGCCGACCGGCCTGCGGGTGATCGAGGCGTTCGGCCGGTTGGAGGCCGAGATGGCGCGGGTATTCCGCAATATCGAGCCGGACCTCGCCGGCACCGGCATCTCCCCGCTCAATCTCGTCTCCGGATTCTTCATGAAAACCAGCGCCCGCAACGCCCTCCGCGGCACCATCACCGAGATCAATTCCGACACCCTGAGCGCCGAGGTCGCGGTCGCGGTGTCGGCCGACACCACGATCTACGCACTACTGACCAGTGAGAGCGTGCGCAGCCTGGGCCTCGTGGTCGGACGCGAGGTGATCGTGCTGATCAAGGCGCCGTTCGTGCTGATCTCGCCGGGCGCCACCGCGCCGATGGTGTCGGCGCGCAATTGCGTGCGCGGCGTGGTCCGCCGCGCCGACGTCTCCGCCGTCAATGCCGAGATCGTGCTCGACATCGGCGACGACAAGACGCTGGCCGCCTCGATCACCGCGCGCAGCGCCATCGACATGAAGCTGTCCCCCGGCGATCCGGCCTGCGCGTTGTTCGATGCCGCCCACGTCATCGTCGCCATTGATTGA
- the modB gene encoding molybdate ABC transporter permease subunit: MHNLPPDIWQPVWLTIELAAITTIILLIVGTPIAWWLSRSRAAWKEGVAAVVAMPLVLPPTVLGFYLLVLMGPDGPGGALASLWGGRTLAFTFGGLVFGSVIYSMPFVVQPIRNAFDAIGDRPLEVAATLRASPLKAFWTVAVPLARPGFLAGAVLGFAHTVGEFGIVLMIGGNIPGSTKVLSVAIYDYVETSQWREANILAGGMAAFAFVVILTMMMLEKRTARIRG; the protein is encoded by the coding sequence ATGCATAATCTCCCCCCCGACATCTGGCAGCCGGTGTGGCTCACCATCGAACTCGCGGCCATCACCACGATCATCCTGCTGATCGTCGGCACGCCGATCGCGTGGTGGCTGTCGCGCTCCAGGGCGGCGTGGAAGGAGGGCGTCGCAGCCGTCGTGGCGATGCCGCTGGTGCTGCCGCCGACCGTGCTCGGCTTTTATCTCTTGGTCCTGATGGGGCCGGACGGGCCGGGCGGCGCGCTGGCGTCGCTGTGGGGCGGACGCACGCTGGCCTTCACGTTCGGCGGGCTGGTGTTCGGCTCGGTGATCTATTCGATGCCGTTCGTGGTGCAGCCGATCCGCAACGCCTTCGACGCGATCGGCGACCGGCCGCTGGAAGTCGCCGCGACGCTGCGCGCCTCGCCGCTGAAGGCGTTCTGGACGGTGGCGGTGCCGCTGGCGCGGCCGGGCTTTCTAGCCGGCGCGGTGCTCGGCTTCGCCCACACCGTCGGCGAGTTCGGCATCGTGCTGATGATCGGCGGCAACATCCCGGGCAGCACCAAGGTGCTGAGCGTGGCGATCTACGACTATGTCGAGACCTCGCAATGGCGTGAGGCCAATATCCTCGCCGGCGGCATGGCGGCGTTCGCCTTCGTGGTGATCCTCACCATGATGATGCTGGAAAAACGCACCGCGCGGATCCGCGGATGA
- the modA gene encoding molybdate ABC transporter substrate-binding protein, whose amino-acid sequence MTDESSSSTLRRHALKHVLKLALFGAVAVGLSAGQAFAASTNVAVAANFTEAAKEIAAAFQKKTGHEAVLSFGSSGQFFTQINQDAPFQVFLSADSARPQKLEESPLGVKGSRFTYAVGKLVLWSKSPGVVKGEETLKEAKFAKLSICNPTAAPYGAAAVETMQALKLDAELKPKLVEGANITQAYQFVQTGNAEVGFVALSQVINDKDGSRWMVPQTLYKPITQDAVLLKKGEANVAAKAFIDFLKGPEARAIIEKYGYEPGKVS is encoded by the coding sequence ATGACGGATGAGAGTTCATCGTCCACACTTAGGAGACATGCTTTGAAACACGTCCTCAAACTCGCGCTGTTCGGCGCCGTCGCGGTCGGCCTGTCGGCCGGTCAGGCCTTCGCCGCGTCCACCAATGTCGCGGTCGCCGCCAACTTCACCGAGGCCGCCAAGGAAATCGCCGCGGCGTTCCAGAAGAAGACCGGCCACGAGGCGGTCCTGAGCTTCGGCTCCAGCGGCCAGTTCTTCACCCAGATCAACCAGGACGCGCCGTTCCAGGTGTTCCTGTCGGCGGACTCGGCGCGGCCGCAGAAGCTCGAGGAGAGCCCGCTCGGGGTCAAGGGCAGCCGGTTCACCTACGCGGTCGGCAAGCTGGTGCTGTGGAGCAAATCGCCCGGCGTGGTGAAGGGCGAGGAGACGCTGAAGGAGGCCAAATTCGCCAAGCTGTCGATCTGCAACCCCACCGCCGCGCCCTATGGCGCCGCCGCCGTCGAAACCATGCAGGCGCTGAAGCTGGACGCCGAGCTGAAGCCGAAGCTGGTCGAGGGCGCCAACATCACTCAGGCCTATCAGTTCGTGCAGACCGGCAACGCCGAGGTCGGTTTCGTCGCGCTGTCGCAGGTGATCAACGACAAGGACGGCTCGCGCTGGATGGTGCCGCAGACTCTGTACAAGCCGATCACCCAGGACGCGGTGCTGCTGAAGAAGGGCGAGGCCAATGTCGCGGCCAAGGCCTTCATCGACTTCCTGAAAGGCCCCGAGGCGCGCGCGATCATCGAAAAGTACGGCTACGAGCCCGGCAAGGTGAGCTGA